The following are encoded together in the Gouania willdenowi chromosome 14, fGouWil2.1, whole genome shotgun sequence genome:
- the LOC114475941 gene encoding E3 ubiquitin-protein ligase CBL-like isoform X1: protein MAGNPRRGAGLIGLMKDAFQPHQQPVQPHQPAVVDKKMVEKCWKLMDKVVRLCQNPKVALKNSPPYILDLLPDTYQHLRTVLSRYEGKMEILGENEYFRVVVENLTNKTKQTMSLFKEAKERMYEENSQPRRNLTKLSLIFSHMLAELKAIFPNGLFQGDNFRITKADAAEFWRRSFGDKTIVPWRTFRQALHEFHPISSGLEAMALKSTIDLTCNDYISVFEFDIFTRLFQPWSSLLRNWNSLAVTHPGYMAFLTYDEVKARLHRFIHKPGSYIFRLSCTRLGQWAIGYVTADGNILQTIPHNKPLFQALIDGYREGFYLFPDGRAQNPDLTGLCEPSPQDHIKVTQEQYELYCEMGSTFQLCKICAENDKDVKIEPCRHLMCTSCLTAWQESEGQGCPFCRCEIKGTEPIVVDPFHPKAGGASFAGFQASSRAESAANEEEDDDRLEDQNLVMSRLACTKVERPASPVSQLPPVPPRLDLLQQRSSSSHNVLGPGATAKQVPATHRDKPLPLPPALRELPPPPPPERPPLVGQDSRLQRRPLPSTPDQPAWAANYMIPRPATKAPLAPSPTPQSNATNGDGHKPQAATNAVYCLAARSLPGAAVQSVEKPVSDCEENEYMSPTSLPASGASWVISGSSVPPAPPQANHSDISEACNSDSDDPQVYESMCNIQSQAETAQVPELDFPPHPASQEKKEEIIVEDIYEYDCPRPLVPPAPTRSVLDMSSSSSAFSNLSIEAPVDASMISAGLDHESPPKPLPRRANSDRRLRPMNRELPDVPGPSTSSTPPPPPAGSLALNGEIECLMSQGYSIQDIQKALMIAQNNLETAKNILREFVSIPPAAHIAT, encoded by the exons ATGGCCGGGAATCCGAGGAGGGGCGCCGGTCTCATCGGCTTGATGAAGGACGCATTTCAGCCTCACCAACAGCCTGTCCAGCCTCACCAGCCTGCAGTGGTCGATAAGAAAATGGTGGAGAAATGCTGGAAGCTGATGGATAAG GTGGTGCGTCTGTGTCAGAACCCCAAGGTGGCACTGAAGAACAGCCCACCCTACATCCTGGATCTGCTCCCGGACACTTACCAGCACCTGCGCACCGTGCTGTCCAGGTACGAGGGCAAGATGGAGATCCTCGGGGAGAACGAGTATTTCCGCGTGGTTGTGGAGAACCTGACCAACAAGACAAAGCAGACCATGAGCCTCTTCAAGGAGGCAAAGGAGAGAATGTACGAGGAGAATTCCCAGCCCAG ACGTAACCTGACCAAGCTGTCCCTGATCTTCAGTCACATGCTGGCGGAGCTAAAAGCCATCTTCCCCAACGGCCTCTTTCAGGGCGACAACTTCAGGATCACCAAAGCTGATGCTGCTGAGTTTTGGAGAAGGTCATTCGGGGACAA GACCATAGTGCCATGGAGGACATTTCGTCAGGCTCTTCATGAGTTCCATCCAATCAGCTCAGGTTTGGAAGCCATGGCTCTAAAATCCACCATCGACCTCACGTGCAACGACTACATTTCGGTGTTTGAGTTCGACATCTTCACACGGCTTTTCCAG CCATGGTCGTCTCTCTTGAGGAACTGGAACAGTCTTGCAGTCACACACCCTGGTTATATGGCCTTTCTCACATATGACGAGGTCAAAGCTCGACTGCACAGGTTCATACACAAACCTGGAAG CTACATCTTCAGGCTGAGCTGCACCCGTCTTGGCCAGTGGGCGATTGGTTATGTGACGGCCGACGGGAACATCCTGCAGACCATCCCCCACAATAAACCCCTTTTCCAAGCTCTCATTGACGGATACAGAGAGGGATT TTATCTGTTTCCGGACGGCCGTGCTCAGAACCCAGACCTCACAGGGCTCTGCGAACCTTCTCCTCAGGATCACATCAAAGTCACTCAG GAGCAGTACGAGCTGTACTGTGAGATGGGCTCCACTTTCCAGCTCTGCAAGATCTGCGCCGAGAACGACAAGGACGTGAAGATCGAGCCGTGCAGGCACCTAATGTGCACTTCCTGTCTGACTGCCTGGCAG GAGTCGGAGGGTCAAGGTTGCCCGTTCTGCCGCTGTGAGATTAAAGGTACGGAGCCCATCGTCGTCGACCCATTCCACCCAAAGGCAGGCGGGGCTTCCTTTGCTGGTTTTCAGGCATCCAGCAGAGCAGAAAGTGCTGCCAAtgaggaagaggatgatgaCCGGTTAGAAGATCAGAATCTTGTCATGAGCAGGCTGGCCTGCACTAAG GTTGAACGTCCAGCTTCTCCTGTCTCTCAGCTGCCCCCGGTGCCTCCACGGCTCGACCTCCTGCAGCAAAGGTCCTCCAGCTCCCACAATGTACTGGGCCCAGGAGCCACAGCCAAG CAGGTACCGGCCACTCACAGAGACAAGCCTTTACCTCTCCCCCCTGCCCTGAGAGAGCTGCCCCCTCCGCCGCCTCCTGAGCGCCCCCCTCTGGTTGGACAGGATTCCAGACTTCAGAGGAGACCCCTTCCCTCCACACCAGACCAACCTGCCTGGGCCGCCAACTACATGATCCCACGGCCCGCCACCAAAGCCCCCCTGGCCCCGTCGCCGACCCCTCAGAGCAACGCCACCAACGGAGACGGACACAAACCCCAGGCAGCGACCAATGCCGTTTACTGCCTGGCTGCAAG GTCTCTACCAGGAGCAGCGGTGCAGAGCGTGGAGAAGCCAGTGTCAGACTGTGAGGAGAACGAGTACATGAGTCCCACCTCTCTGCCTGCGTCTGGGGCCTCCTGGGTCATCTCAGGCTCCTCAGTGCCTCCGGCTCCGCCCCAGGCCAACCACAGCGACATCAG TGAGGCGTGTAACAGCGACTCAGACGATCCCCAAGTTTATGAGTCCATGTGTAACATCCAGAGTCAGGCTGAGACGGCACAGGTCCCTGAGCTTG ACTTTCCTCCACATCCAGCCTCTCaggagaaaaaggaggagaTCATTGTGGAGGACATTTATGAGTACGACTGTCCCAGACCCCTCGTCCCCCCCGCCCCCACCAGGAGTGTTTTGGACATGAGCAGCTCTTCTTCAGCCTTCAGCAACCTCAGCATCGAAGCTCCTGTAGATGCCA gtatgATTTCAGCAGGTCTGGACCATGAAAGCCCCCCCAAACCTTTACCACGGCGAGCCAACTCAGACCGCAGGTTGAGACCCATGAACCGAGAGTTGCCTGACGTCCCCGGtccctccacctcctccaccccccctccccctcctgcaGGGAGCCTAGCTCTGAACGGGGAGATAGAGTGTCTGATGTCCCAGGGCTACTCCATCCAGGACATCCAGAAGGCTCTGATGATCGCTCAGAACAACCTGGAGACGGCCAAGAACATCCTGAGAGAGTTTGTCTCCATTCCCCCCGCCGCTCACATTGCCACATAG
- the LOC114475941 gene encoding E3 ubiquitin-protein ligase CBL-like isoform X2 codes for MAGNPRRGAGLIGLMKDAFQPHQQPVQPHQPAVVDKKMVEKCWKLMDKVVRLCQNPKVALKNSPPYILDLLPDTYQHLRTVLSRYEGKMEILGENEYFRVVVENLTNKTKQTMSLFKEAKERMYEENSQPRRNLTKLSLIFSHMLAELKAIFPNGLFQGDNFRITKADAAEFWRRSFGDKTIVPWRTFRQALHEFHPISSGLEAMALKSTIDLTCNDYISVFEFDIFTRLFQPWSSLLRNWNSLAVTHPGYMAFLTYDEVKARLHRFIHKPGSYIFRLSCTRLGQWAIGYVTADGNILQTIPHNKPLFQALIDGYREGFYLFPDGRAQNPDLTGLCEPSPQDHIKVTQEQYELYCEMGSTFQLCKICAENDKDVKIEPCRHLMCTSCLTAWQESEGQGCPFCRCEIKGTEPIVVDPFHPKAGGASFAGFQASSRAESAANEEEDDDRLEDQNLVMSRLACTKVERPASPVSQLPPVPPRLDLLQQRSSSSHNVLGPGATAKVPATHRDKPLPLPPALRELPPPPPPERPPLVGQDSRLQRRPLPSTPDQPAWAANYMIPRPATKAPLAPSPTPQSNATNGDGHKPQAATNAVYCLAARSLPGAAVQSVEKPVSDCEENEYMSPTSLPASGASWVISGSSVPPAPPQANHSDISEACNSDSDDPQVYESMCNIQSQAETAQVPELDFPPHPASQEKKEEIIVEDIYEYDCPRPLVPPAPTRSVLDMSSSSSAFSNLSIEAPVDASMISAGLDHESPPKPLPRRANSDRRLRPMNRELPDVPGPSTSSTPPPPPAGSLALNGEIECLMSQGYSIQDIQKALMIAQNNLETAKNILREFVSIPPAAHIAT; via the exons ATGGCCGGGAATCCGAGGAGGGGCGCCGGTCTCATCGGCTTGATGAAGGACGCATTTCAGCCTCACCAACAGCCTGTCCAGCCTCACCAGCCTGCAGTGGTCGATAAGAAAATGGTGGAGAAATGCTGGAAGCTGATGGATAAG GTGGTGCGTCTGTGTCAGAACCCCAAGGTGGCACTGAAGAACAGCCCACCCTACATCCTGGATCTGCTCCCGGACACTTACCAGCACCTGCGCACCGTGCTGTCCAGGTACGAGGGCAAGATGGAGATCCTCGGGGAGAACGAGTATTTCCGCGTGGTTGTGGAGAACCTGACCAACAAGACAAAGCAGACCATGAGCCTCTTCAAGGAGGCAAAGGAGAGAATGTACGAGGAGAATTCCCAGCCCAG ACGTAACCTGACCAAGCTGTCCCTGATCTTCAGTCACATGCTGGCGGAGCTAAAAGCCATCTTCCCCAACGGCCTCTTTCAGGGCGACAACTTCAGGATCACCAAAGCTGATGCTGCTGAGTTTTGGAGAAGGTCATTCGGGGACAA GACCATAGTGCCATGGAGGACATTTCGTCAGGCTCTTCATGAGTTCCATCCAATCAGCTCAGGTTTGGAAGCCATGGCTCTAAAATCCACCATCGACCTCACGTGCAACGACTACATTTCGGTGTTTGAGTTCGACATCTTCACACGGCTTTTCCAG CCATGGTCGTCTCTCTTGAGGAACTGGAACAGTCTTGCAGTCACACACCCTGGTTATATGGCCTTTCTCACATATGACGAGGTCAAAGCTCGACTGCACAGGTTCATACACAAACCTGGAAG CTACATCTTCAGGCTGAGCTGCACCCGTCTTGGCCAGTGGGCGATTGGTTATGTGACGGCCGACGGGAACATCCTGCAGACCATCCCCCACAATAAACCCCTTTTCCAAGCTCTCATTGACGGATACAGAGAGGGATT TTATCTGTTTCCGGACGGCCGTGCTCAGAACCCAGACCTCACAGGGCTCTGCGAACCTTCTCCTCAGGATCACATCAAAGTCACTCAG GAGCAGTACGAGCTGTACTGTGAGATGGGCTCCACTTTCCAGCTCTGCAAGATCTGCGCCGAGAACGACAAGGACGTGAAGATCGAGCCGTGCAGGCACCTAATGTGCACTTCCTGTCTGACTGCCTGGCAG GAGTCGGAGGGTCAAGGTTGCCCGTTCTGCCGCTGTGAGATTAAAGGTACGGAGCCCATCGTCGTCGACCCATTCCACCCAAAGGCAGGCGGGGCTTCCTTTGCTGGTTTTCAGGCATCCAGCAGAGCAGAAAGTGCTGCCAAtgaggaagaggatgatgaCCGGTTAGAAGATCAGAATCTTGTCATGAGCAGGCTGGCCTGCACTAAG GTTGAACGTCCAGCTTCTCCTGTCTCTCAGCTGCCCCCGGTGCCTCCACGGCTCGACCTCCTGCAGCAAAGGTCCTCCAGCTCCCACAATGTACTGGGCCCAGGAGCCACAGCCAAG GTACCGGCCACTCACAGAGACAAGCCTTTACCTCTCCCCCCTGCCCTGAGAGAGCTGCCCCCTCCGCCGCCTCCTGAGCGCCCCCCTCTGGTTGGACAGGATTCCAGACTTCAGAGGAGACCCCTTCCCTCCACACCAGACCAACCTGCCTGGGCCGCCAACTACATGATCCCACGGCCCGCCACCAAAGCCCCCCTGGCCCCGTCGCCGACCCCTCAGAGCAACGCCACCAACGGAGACGGACACAAACCCCAGGCAGCGACCAATGCCGTTTACTGCCTGGCTGCAAG GTCTCTACCAGGAGCAGCGGTGCAGAGCGTGGAGAAGCCAGTGTCAGACTGTGAGGAGAACGAGTACATGAGTCCCACCTCTCTGCCTGCGTCTGGGGCCTCCTGGGTCATCTCAGGCTCCTCAGTGCCTCCGGCTCCGCCCCAGGCCAACCACAGCGACATCAG TGAGGCGTGTAACAGCGACTCAGACGATCCCCAAGTTTATGAGTCCATGTGTAACATCCAGAGTCAGGCTGAGACGGCACAGGTCCCTGAGCTTG ACTTTCCTCCACATCCAGCCTCTCaggagaaaaaggaggagaTCATTGTGGAGGACATTTATGAGTACGACTGTCCCAGACCCCTCGTCCCCCCCGCCCCCACCAGGAGTGTTTTGGACATGAGCAGCTCTTCTTCAGCCTTCAGCAACCTCAGCATCGAAGCTCCTGTAGATGCCA gtatgATTTCAGCAGGTCTGGACCATGAAAGCCCCCCCAAACCTTTACCACGGCGAGCCAACTCAGACCGCAGGTTGAGACCCATGAACCGAGAGTTGCCTGACGTCCCCGGtccctccacctcctccaccccccctccccctcctgcaGGGAGCCTAGCTCTGAACGGGGAGATAGAGTGTCTGATGTCCCAGGGCTACTCCATCCAGGACATCCAGAAGGCTCTGATGATCGCTCAGAACAACCTGGAGACGGCCAAGAACATCCTGAGAGAGTTTGTCTCCATTCCCCCCGCCGCTCACATTGCCACATAG